The Sporichthyaceae bacterium genome includes a window with the following:
- a CDS encoding alpha/beta hydrolase — protein MSHPFHRTLDVGVAGGTLHVGVAGPDPGAGAPVVVAVHGITGSHRSWAPVVRALGEDVTVLAPDLRGRGASSGITGPFGMAAHAADVLALLDFCDVPNAVVAGHSMGGYVTTRFAALAPDRVSAAVLVDGGPPLPRPEGISADDLLAAILGPALARLSMTFESRAAYHEFWQAHPALGGPDKWSDDVSDYVDYDLDPNADVIRSRVNGEAVRADGRDLLDGDSAAGSLAALKCPATLLWAPRGLLDEDRPLLPAPIRDAALAAAPQLVVQEVPDTNHYLILLRDRDARPVSAAIRAALV, from the coding sequence ATGTCGCATCCGTTCCACCGCACCCTCGATGTCGGAGTTGCCGGCGGCACCCTGCACGTCGGCGTGGCCGGACCGGATCCCGGCGCGGGCGCCCCGGTGGTGGTGGCCGTGCACGGCATCACCGGCTCGCACCGCTCCTGGGCCCCGGTGGTGCGGGCTCTCGGCGAGGACGTCACCGTGCTGGCCCCGGACCTACGCGGCCGCGGTGCCTCCTCGGGCATCACCGGCCCGTTCGGCATGGCCGCACACGCCGCGGATGTGTTGGCACTGTTGGATTTCTGCGACGTGCCGAACGCGGTGGTGGCCGGGCACTCCATGGGCGGGTACGTCACCACCCGATTCGCGGCCCTGGCCCCGGACCGGGTCAGCGCCGCAGTGCTGGTGGACGGCGGCCCGCCGCTCCCTCGCCCGGAGGGCATCAGTGCCGACGACCTGCTCGCGGCGATCCTCGGGCCGGCGCTGGCTCGGCTGTCCATGACGTTCGAATCGCGCGCGGCCTACCACGAGTTCTGGCAGGCGCACCCGGCGCTGGGTGGGCCCGACAAGTGGAGCGACGACGTCAGTGATTACGTCGACTACGACCTCGACCCGAACGCGGATGTCATCCGCTCCCGGGTCAACGGCGAGGCGGTACGGGCCGACGGCCGGGACTTGTTGGACGGCGACAGCGCGGCGGGCTCGTTGGCCGCCCTGAAGTGTCCGGCGACGTTGCTGTGGGCGCCGCGCGGTCTGCTGGACGAGGACCGGCCGTTGCTGCCCGCGCCGATTCGGGACGCGGCGCTCGCCGCGGCCCCCCAATTGGTGGTGCAAGAAGTGCCGGACACCAACCACTACCTGATCCTGCTGCGCGACCGCGACGCGCGTCCGGTGAGCGCCGCGATCCGGGCTGCACTGGTGTGA
- a CDS encoding TetR/AcrR family transcriptional regulator: MTGTATARADAQRARIVDVAIDMFSRQGFRATSMNEIAGAVGLSKPTLYHYFGSKEKLLVHIYAAVLDESLDGARRVIAAAPDPLSAIRDLIAARVVYTCRNAALLKVCFEEEHELPVDLQPALLSRRRMFEDLFIQTVRAHLAEHPDALGGVEPKIWVNAGLGAINWTYKWYRPSGPATPEQLGEQIAASLTAGLRP, translated from the coding sequence ATGACCGGGACTGCGACGGCACGGGCGGACGCGCAGCGCGCGCGGATCGTGGACGTGGCCATCGACATGTTCAGCAGGCAGGGCTTCCGGGCCACCTCGATGAACGAGATCGCGGGCGCGGTCGGACTGTCCAAGCCGACCCTGTACCACTACTTCGGGAGCAAGGAGAAACTGCTCGTCCACATCTATGCCGCGGTGCTGGACGAGAGCCTGGACGGCGCCCGCCGGGTCATCGCCGCCGCACCGGACCCACTGAGCGCGATCCGCGATTTGATCGCCGCGCGGGTGGTCTACACCTGCCGCAACGCCGCGCTGCTCAAGGTCTGCTTCGAGGAGGAGCACGAGTTGCCCGTTGATCTGCAGCCCGCGCTGCTGTCCCGGCGCAGGATGTTCGAGGATCTGTTCATCCAGACCGTGCGAGCGCATCTCGCGGAGCACCCCGATGCACTCGGCGGCGTCGAGCCGAAGATCTGGGTGAACGCCGGACTGGGTGCGATCAACTGGACTTACAAGTGGTACCGGCCCAGCGGCCCCGCCACCCCGGAGCAACTGGGCGAGCAGATCGCCGCATCTTTGACCGCCGGCCTCAGGCCCTGA
- a CDS encoding acyl-CoA dehydrogenase family protein, whose translation MTFELSPEHVAFQETCRAFTDREIRPLVHEAETTGTFPVELMKRLGAAGLLGLCTPEEHGGVEGDSLAVALLSEELARASGGIAITPLVSAYMAGPHLVRHGSAAQQARWLAPLAHGEAICAIAVTEPGAGSDVAGLGSTAKPTANGGWVLNGRKMFITNAGIADVIIIAARTDVTDRHHGVTLFVVEKNTPGLSFGAPLKKMGWHSSDTREVLLDDVVVGPQDVLGTQGRGFQQIMEGFQLERVSLAAMAIGHAAECLDLARAYVSEREVFGAPLTQLQTIRHKIGVMDLEVAAARLMVYQAATRLDADHPVALKTVAQAKYFAAVVANKVVDDAMQLFGGAGYLEETGISMHYRDARILRIGGGTDEIQLEILTKGLAP comes from the coding sequence ATGACTTTCGAGCTGAGCCCTGAGCACGTCGCCTTCCAGGAAACCTGTCGTGCGTTCACCGATCGGGAGATTCGCCCGCTGGTGCACGAGGCGGAGACCACCGGCACGTTCCCCGTCGAGTTGATGAAGCGCCTGGGCGCGGCGGGCCTGCTCGGCCTGTGCACCCCGGAGGAGCACGGCGGTGTCGAGGGGGACAGTCTGGCGGTGGCGCTGCTGTCCGAGGAGTTGGCCCGGGCCAGCGGCGGCATTGCCATCACTCCGCTGGTCAGCGCCTACATGGCGGGCCCGCACCTGGTCCGCCACGGCAGCGCCGCGCAGCAGGCGCGCTGGCTGGCCCCGCTCGCGCACGGTGAGGCCATCTGCGCGATCGCGGTCACCGAGCCGGGCGCCGGCTCCGACGTGGCCGGCCTGGGCAGCACCGCGAAGCCGACCGCCAACGGCGGCTGGGTGCTCAACGGCCGCAAGATGTTCATCACCAACGCCGGCATCGCCGACGTGATCATCATCGCCGCACGTACCGACGTGACCGACCGCCACCACGGCGTGACGCTGTTCGTGGTGGAGAAGAACACACCCGGGCTGTCCTTCGGGGCGCCGTTGAAGAAGATGGGCTGGCACTCCTCGGACACCCGCGAGGTGCTGTTGGACGACGTGGTGGTGGGCCCGCAGGACGTGCTCGGCACGCAGGGCCGCGGCTTCCAGCAGATCATGGAGGGCTTCCAGCTGGAGCGGGTTTCCCTTGCCGCTATGGCTATCGGGCACGCCGCGGAATGTCTGGACCTGGCCCGCGCCTACGTCAGCGAGCGAGAGGTTTTCGGCGCCCCCCTGACCCAGCTGCAGACCATCCGGCACAAGATCGGCGTGATGGATCTCGAGGTGGCCGCCGCGCGGCTGATGGTGTATCAGGCCGCCACTCGGTTGGACGCCGACCACCCGGTGGCGCTGAAAACCGTCGCGCAAGCCAAGTACTTCGCCGCCGTGGTGGCCAACAAGGTCGTGGACGACGCCATGCAGTTGTTCGGCGGAGCCGGCTACCTGGAGGAGACCGGCATCTCCATGCACTACCGCGACGCGCGCATCCTGCGCATCGGTGGCGGCACGGACGAGATCCAGCTGGAGATCCTCACCAAGGGCCTGGCCCCGTGA
- a CDS encoding acyl-CoA carboxylase subunit beta gives MTAPTLPEIAAWARAGSDGSRWPSKMAVRDRLALLYDPGTFVEDGLLAAAEGDDRLPADGVICGVGRVHGRKVAVIAHDFTVKAGSWGARTCEKQIRLLERADRDLLPVVHLVDSAGGRLTDQMGFFPGRRGASAIFHLQVRLSGRVPQLCILHGPSAAGGAYQPAFCDWVGMVQGNGSMYLASPRVAEKVTGEITTLEEMGGALMHASVSGCGDEVFGSDIEALGALRLLLSYLPDDFRSAPVPAPSVPPEHRLAEGMVPADPNAAYDVRDVIEGVVDSGSFFEIKARWAEEIVVGLARLDGRVIGIVANQPKVRSGAIFVDSADKAARFITLCDAYNIPLLFLHDVPGFMVGVAVERAGIIRHGAKMIVAMSSAEVPKMSVVLRKAYAAGYYAMCAPGFAPRATLGLPTAMIGPMAAEASVNAVYANKIAAIADPAERAAFIAARIVEQQADINLLRMGSELVVDTVVEPGDLRAELIARFADADGWTREAGRRHHHISPV, from the coding sequence GTGACAGCTCCCACGCTGCCGGAGATTGCGGCGTGGGCGCGGGCGGGATCGGACGGGTCGCGCTGGCCGAGCAAGATGGCGGTGCGCGACCGGTTGGCGTTGCTCTACGACCCCGGCACGTTCGTCGAGGACGGGCTGCTGGCCGCCGCGGAGGGCGACGATCGACTGCCCGCCGACGGGGTCATCTGCGGCGTGGGCCGGGTGCACGGTCGCAAGGTGGCGGTGATCGCGCACGACTTCACCGTCAAGGCCGGGTCCTGGGGCGCACGCACGTGTGAGAAGCAGATCCGGTTGCTGGAGCGGGCCGATCGCGACCTGCTGCCGGTGGTGCACCTGGTGGACAGTGCCGGTGGCCGGCTCACCGACCAGATGGGGTTCTTCCCCGGCCGACGCGGCGCCTCGGCGATTTTCCACCTACAGGTGCGGCTGTCCGGCCGGGTGCCGCAACTGTGCATCCTGCACGGCCCGTCCGCGGCCGGCGGCGCGTATCAGCCGGCGTTCTGCGACTGGGTCGGCATGGTCCAGGGCAACGGCTCGATGTACCTGGCCAGCCCCCGGGTCGCGGAGAAGGTGACCGGCGAGATCACCACGCTGGAGGAGATGGGCGGTGCGCTCATGCACGCCTCCGTTTCCGGGTGCGGTGATGAGGTGTTCGGCTCGGACATCGAGGCGCTCGGCGCGCTGCGGTTGCTGTTGTCCTACCTGCCCGACGACTTCCGTTCCGCGCCGGTGCCGGCGCCCTCCGTGCCGCCCGAGCATCGACTTGCCGAAGGCATGGTGCCGGCGGACCCCAACGCCGCCTACGACGTGCGCGACGTCATCGAGGGCGTGGTGGACAGCGGGTCGTTCTTCGAGATCAAGGCCCGTTGGGCCGAGGAGATCGTGGTCGGCCTGGCTCGGCTGGACGGCCGGGTGATCGGGATCGTGGCCAACCAGCCGAAGGTGCGCAGCGGCGCGATCTTCGTCGACTCCGCGGACAAGGCGGCGCGGTTCATCACCCTGTGCGACGCGTACAACATCCCACTGCTGTTCCTGCACGACGTGCCGGGCTTCATGGTCGGCGTCGCGGTGGAACGCGCGGGCATCATCCGGCACGGCGCCAAGATGATCGTCGCGATGTCCTCCGCCGAGGTGCCGAAGATGAGCGTGGTGTTGCGCAAGGCTTACGCGGCCGGGTACTACGCGATGTGTGCCCCGGGGTTCGCCCCACGTGCCACGCTCGGCCTGCCGACCGCCATGATCGGACCCATGGCAGCCGAGGCCTCGGTGAATGCGGTGTACGCGAACAAGATCGCCGCGATCGCCGACCCGGCGGAGCGGGCGGCGTTCATCGCGGCCCGCATCGTGGAACAACAGGCGGATATCAACCTGCTGCGGATGGGAAGTGAGTTGGTGGTGGACACGGTGGTGGAGCCGGGGGACCTGCGCGCGGAGTTGATCGCGCGCTTCGCCGACGCCGACGGCTGGACCCGCGAGGCCGGCCGGCGCCATCACCACATCAGCCCGGTCTGA
- a CDS encoding MaoC family dehydratase: MTGLYFEDCPVGFTVEHATRRTVTETDNVLFTTMTMNPAPLHLDHDYASRTEFGRPLVNSMFTLALVVGLSVQGLTQGTVVAQLGVSEAVFPNPVFQGDTISVTSEVTMARESKSRPEVGVLEIAHVGVNQRREVVCRCKRTVLMYRRGNG, encoded by the coding sequence GTGACCGGCCTGTATTTCGAGGACTGCCCGGTCGGGTTCACGGTGGAACACGCCACCCGCCGCACGGTGACCGAGACGGACAACGTCCTGTTCACCACGATGACCATGAACCCGGCGCCGCTGCACCTGGACCACGACTATGCCTCGCGCACCGAGTTCGGCCGCCCGCTGGTGAACTCCATGTTCACCCTCGCGCTGGTGGTCGGGCTGTCCGTGCAGGGACTCACCCAGGGCACCGTGGTTGCCCAATTGGGCGTCAGCGAGGCGGTGTTCCCCAACCCGGTCTTCCAGGGGGACACCATCTCGGTGACCTCCGAGGTGACCATGGCCCGGGAGTCCAAGTCCCGACCGGAGGTCGGAGTGCTGGAGATCGCGCATGTCGGGGTGAACCAACGCCGTGAGGTCGTGTGCCGGTGCAAGCGCACCGTGCTGATGTATCGACGGGGGAACGGCTGA
- a CDS encoding CoA ester lyase yields MRSLLFVPGNRVELLAKVGRSAPDAVAVDLEDAIPADGKDAAREEVTAALRAGRPEFGGLLLVRINAVGSEHHEADVAACAGLIGAGELDGVVLPKYEAVAQLTQLQAALPGGSHIMVGVENALGVADARPLLAAEPQSVYFGSDDFVADLGGRRTAAGTEVLYARSAVLLAATLAGVPALDQAVVAVRDEDTFRCDANVGRNLGYGGKICLHPTQVAIAHEVFTPDAAAVAHAHAVLAAATHGVGMVDGVMVDAVHVRMARDVLSRAGELR; encoded by the coding sequence ATGCGCAGCCTGCTGTTCGTCCCCGGCAACCGCGTGGAGCTGCTGGCCAAGGTCGGCCGGTCCGCGCCGGATGCCGTGGCGGTGGACCTGGAGGACGCCATCCCGGCGGACGGCAAGGACGCCGCGCGCGAGGAGGTCACCGCCGCCCTGCGCGCGGGTCGACCGGAGTTCGGCGGGCTGTTGCTGGTGCGCATCAACGCCGTGGGTAGCGAGCACCACGAGGCGGACGTGGCCGCGTGTGCGGGGTTGATCGGCGCCGGCGAGTTGGACGGCGTGGTGTTGCCCAAGTACGAAGCCGTCGCCCAACTGACCCAGCTACAGGCCGCGCTGCCGGGCGGCAGCCACATCATGGTCGGGGTGGAGAACGCCCTCGGCGTGGCTGATGCCCGCCCCCTGCTCGCCGCCGAACCCCAGTCGGTGTACTTCGGTTCCGACGACTTCGTCGCCGACCTCGGCGGGCGGCGTACGGCCGCCGGCACCGAGGTGCTGTACGCCCGCAGCGCGGTGCTGCTGGCCGCGACCCTGGCCGGGGTACCCGCCCTCGACCAGGCAGTCGTCGCGGTGCGCGACGAGGACACGTTCCGCTGCGACGCGAACGTCGGTCGGAACCTGGGCTACGGCGGCAAGATCTGCCTGCACCCCACGCAGGTGGCCATCGCGCATGAGGTGTTCACCCCGGACGCCGCGGCGGTGGCGCACGCGCACGCGGTACTGGCCGCCGCCACCCACGGCGTGGGCATGGTCGACGGGGTGATGGTCGACGCGGTGCACGTGCGCATGGCCCGTGACGTGCTGAGCCGGGCCGGGGAACTGCGATGA
- a CDS encoding biotin carboxylase N-terminal domain-containing protein, with protein MRLTDEPGRPLRSVLVANRGEIAVRILRAAADAGMRGVAIHTPPDAGALHVRRAVESVAIEDYLDIDAVVDSALRAGVEAVHPGYGFLAENAEAAAAVTAAGLVWIGPPAPVIAALGDKLTARRIARSVGAPLTAGTDAIDDIAAVENFVAEHGLPVLLKAAFGGGGRGMRVVREAAAISEAFAAASREAAAAFGRGTVYVERLLEGARHVEVQVLADDHGTVLVIGLRDCSVQRRNQKLVEEAPAPSLPDGVRDRLVSSARAICVAAGYRGAGTVEYLVGPHGEVSFLEVNTRLQVEHPVTEETTGVDLVAEQFRIAAGARLVSAQDPVSHGHAIEFRLVAEDPHAGFVPAPGTVTALRLPSGPGVRWDGGVEAGDTVEGRYDSMFGKLIVSGPDRPSALRRARRALAEFEVAGVPTPIAFYRWLLDHPGFAGPDFAVHNRWVEAVIADLPKPEVPLDRIVVRVGRRSMPVDLPGLATLGERAAEVAATLRGAGDAGPADSLVLAPMQGTIVSVAVKEGDVVAPGDLIAVLEAMKMQNPVTAAVAGTITDLRVSVGDTVTHRQHLCEVLEQV; from the coding sequence ATGAGGCTGACCGACGAGCCCGGCCGACCGCTGCGCTCGGTGCTGGTCGCCAACCGCGGCGAGATCGCGGTGCGCATCCTGCGGGCCGCCGCGGATGCCGGGATGCGCGGCGTGGCCATCCACACCCCGCCCGATGCCGGCGCCCTGCACGTGCGCCGCGCCGTGGAGTCGGTCGCGATCGAGGACTACCTGGACATCGACGCGGTGGTCGACTCCGCGCTGCGGGCCGGCGTCGAGGCAGTGCACCCCGGCTACGGCTTTCTCGCCGAGAACGCCGAGGCCGCCGCCGCGGTGACCGCCGCGGGTTTGGTGTGGATCGGCCCCCCGGCGCCGGTGATTGCCGCTCTGGGCGACAAACTGACGGCCCGTCGGATCGCCCGGTCCGTCGGGGCGCCGCTCACCGCGGGCACCGATGCCATTGACGACATCGCTGCGGTGGAAAACTTCGTCGCCGAGCACGGGCTGCCCGTGCTGCTGAAAGCCGCGTTCGGCGGCGGCGGGCGCGGGATGCGCGTGGTGCGCGAGGCGGCCGCTATTTCGGAGGCGTTCGCCGCGGCGAGCCGGGAGGCGGCAGCCGCGTTCGGTCGCGGCACCGTCTACGTGGAGCGACTGCTGGAGGGTGCCCGGCACGTCGAGGTGCAGGTGCTCGCCGACGACCACGGCACCGTGCTGGTCATCGGCCTGCGGGACTGCTCGGTGCAGCGGCGCAACCAGAAACTGGTCGAAGAAGCACCGGCCCCGTCGTTGCCGGACGGCGTTCGGGATCGCCTGGTCTCCTCCGCGCGGGCCATCTGTGTGGCCGCGGGCTACCGCGGTGCGGGCACGGTGGAGTACCTGGTCGGCCCCCACGGTGAGGTGTCCTTCCTCGAGGTGAACACCCGGCTGCAGGTGGAGCACCCGGTCACCGAGGAGACCACCGGCGTGGACCTGGTCGCCGAGCAGTTCCGGATCGCCGCGGGTGCCCGGTTGGTGTCGGCGCAGGACCCGGTCTCGCACGGCCACGCCATCGAGTTCCGCCTGGTCGCGGAGGACCCGCATGCCGGCTTCGTCCCCGCCCCCGGCACGGTCACCGCGCTGCGGTTGCCCAGCGGTCCGGGGGTGCGCTGGGACGGGGGAGTGGAGGCCGGGGACACGGTCGAGGGCCGCTACGACTCCATGTTCGGCAAGCTGATCGTGTCCGGTCCGGACCGGCCGAGCGCGCTGCGCCGGGCCCGTCGGGCGCTGGCCGAGTTCGAGGTGGCGGGGGTGCCCACGCCGATCGCCTTCTACCGCTGGCTACTGGACCACCCGGGTTTCGCCGGCCCGGACTTCGCGGTGCACAACCGCTGGGTCGAGGCGGTCATTGCCGACCTGCCCAAACCCGAGGTCCCGCTCGATCGCATCGTCGTCCGCGTCGGCCGGCGCAGCATGCCGGTCGACCTGCCCGGTCTGGCCACCCTCGGCGAGCGTGCCGCCGAGGTCGCGGCCACCCTGCGCGGGGCCGGTGACGCCGGCCCCGCCGATTCGTTGGTGCTGGCCCCGATGCAGGGCACCATCGTCAGCGTCGCGGTCAAGGAGGGTGACGTCGTCGCCCCGGGCGACCTGATCGCGGTGCTCGAAGCGATGAAGATGCAGAACCCGGTCACCGCGGCCGTGGCGGGGACCATCACCGACCTCCGCGTCAGCGTCGGCGACACTGTCACTCACCGCCAACACCTGTGCGAAGTCCTCGAGCAGGTCTAG
- a CDS encoding TetR family transcriptional regulator — translation MTAAQPDFHQTVATLLHERLLDAAAAITTESGWTAVTMAKIAEVVGVSRQTVYNELGSKPQIAQALVDRELARFLEIVRDRMTAQSELGPALQAACRGALETSVANPLVHAIFESAHTGGSDLLPLLTTDSADLIANATGFLGTVITEHGYPIPVTADRLAMIIENLVRLTLSHMMQPSGTPEQTAADVGWLIEAALG, via the coding sequence ATGACCGCCGCGCAACCGGACTTCCACCAAACCGTGGCGACGCTGCTGCACGAGCGGTTGCTGGACGCGGCCGCGGCGATCACCACCGAGTCCGGATGGACCGCGGTCACCATGGCGAAGATCGCCGAGGTGGTCGGGGTCAGCCGGCAGACCGTCTACAACGAACTCGGCTCCAAGCCACAGATCGCCCAGGCGCTGGTGGACCGCGAGCTGGCCCGGTTCCTGGAGATCGTGCGCGACCGGATGACCGCGCAATCCGAGCTCGGCCCGGCGCTGCAGGCCGCCTGCCGCGGCGCGTTGGAGACCTCGGTGGCCAACCCGTTGGTGCACGCCATTTTCGAATCGGCGCACACCGGCGGCAGCGACCTGCTCCCCCTGCTCACCACCGACTCCGCCGACCTCATCGCCAACGCCACCGGCTTCCTCGGCACGGTGATCACCGAGCACGGCTACCCCATCCCGGTTACCGCCGACCGGCTGGCCATGATCATCGAGAACCTGGTCCGCCTGACGCTCAGTCACATGATGCAGCCGAGCGGCACCCCGGAGCAGACCGCCGCCGACGTCGGCTGGCTGATCGAGGCGGCCCTGGGCTAG
- a CDS encoding rubredoxin, which yields MKIWRCAVCGFEYDEAEGWPEEGIAPGTRWEDLSDDWSCPDCGAAKADFAMVEVTPA from the coding sequence GTGAAGATCTGGCGTTGCGCGGTGTGCGGGTTCGAGTACGACGAGGCCGAGGGCTGGCCCGAGGAGGGCATCGCGCCGGGCACCCGTTGGGAGGACCTCTCCGACGACTGGTCCTGCCCGGACTGCGGCGCCGCGAAGGCCGACTTCGCGATGGTCGAGGTCACCCCGGCATGA
- a CDS encoding rubredoxin, whose product MKFRCPGCGYVYDEEKGAVREGWKPGTPLSAIDPDWCCPDCGVREAQDFQEVGS is encoded by the coding sequence ATGAAGTTCCGCTGCCCCGGATGTGGTTACGTCTACGACGAGGAGAAAGGCGCTGTCCGGGAGGGCTGGAAGCCGGGGACGCCGCTGAGCGCGATCGATCCCGACTGGTGCTGCCCCGACTGCGGCGTGCGCGAGGCACAGGACTTCCAGGAGGTCGGCTCGTGA
- a CDS encoding alkane 1-monooxygenase translates to MSATTIPAPNASLAWRDGKRYLWLLGALIPGLPLLGWGLVAATGWSVFWFSGPLFLFVVVPLADVIVPTDPNNPPEEMVPSLEADRYYRWLTYLYLPFQVAVFVWGAWMLSRGSLSVVDKIGIASSLGVVGGVAINTAHELGHKKEEHERWYARVALAQSWYGHFFIEHNRGHHVRVATPEDPASSRLGESLWAFLPRSVAGGVRSAWHLERERLARCRQRTFSPTNDVLNAWAMSLVLWVGVTVAFGPGILPYLLAQAVFGFWLLEVVNYLEHYGMLRGRTASGRYERVAPRHSWNSNNIGTNVLLYHLQRHSDHHANPTRRYQALRDFESAPVLPTGYAGMILLATVPPLWRRVMDHRVLAHYNGDVTLANLQPRKREQLLRRYATTAAASIG, encoded by the coding sequence GTGAGTGCAACGACAATCCCCGCGCCGAACGCGAGCCTGGCGTGGCGGGACGGCAAGCGGTACCTGTGGCTGCTCGGGGCGTTGATCCCCGGCCTGCCGCTGCTCGGTTGGGGGCTGGTCGCCGCCACCGGGTGGAGCGTGTTCTGGTTCTCCGGGCCGTTGTTCCTGTTCGTCGTGGTGCCGCTGGCCGATGTCATCGTGCCGACCGATCCGAACAACCCACCGGAGGAGATGGTCCCGTCGCTGGAGGCGGATCGCTACTACCGCTGGCTGACCTACCTCTATCTGCCGTTCCAGGTCGCCGTGTTCGTCTGGGGCGCCTGGATGCTGAGCCGCGGCTCGTTGTCCGTGGTCGACAAGATCGGCATCGCGTCCAGCCTCGGTGTGGTCGGTGGCGTTGCCATCAACACCGCGCACGAACTCGGGCACAAGAAGGAGGAGCACGAGCGCTGGTATGCCCGCGTCGCCCTCGCCCAGAGCTGGTACGGCCACTTCTTCATCGAGCACAACCGCGGGCACCACGTGCGGGTGGCGACGCCCGAGGACCCGGCCAGCTCGCGGTTGGGCGAGAGCCTGTGGGCGTTCCTGCCGCGGAGCGTGGCCGGCGGCGTGCGCAGCGCGTGGCACCTGGAGCGCGAGCGGTTGGCTCGCTGCCGGCAGCGCACGTTCTCCCCCACCAACGACGTGCTCAACGCCTGGGCCATGTCGCTGGTGCTCTGGGTCGGCGTCACGGTTGCCTTCGGGCCGGGGATCCTGCCTTACCTGCTGGCGCAGGCCGTGTTCGGCTTCTGGCTGTTGGAGGTCGTCAACTATCTCGAGCATTACGGCATGCTGCGCGGGCGCACCGCCTCCGGCCGCTACGAGCGGGTGGCGCCGCGGCACTCGTGGAACTCGAACAACATCGGCACGAACGTGCTGCTCTACCACCTGCAGCGGCACAGTGATCACCACGCCAACCCGACCCGGCGCTATCAGGCACTGCGCGACTTCGAGTCCGCCCCGGTGCTACCCACCGGGTACGCCGGGATGATCCTGCTGGCCACCGTCCCGCCCTTGTGGCGCCGGGTGATGGACCACCGGGTGCTGGCCCACTACAACGGCGACGTCACGCTGGCGAACCTGCAGCCACGCAAGCGCGAGCAGCTGCTGCGCCGCTACGCCACGACGGCCGCAGCGAGCATCGGATGA